A single Phoenix dactylifera cultivar Barhee BC4 chromosome 1, palm_55x_up_171113_PBpolish2nd_filt_p, whole genome shotgun sequence DNA region contains:
- the LOC120112720 gene encoding uncharacterized protein LOC120112720 has protein sequence QSTQRSPFFNGSDYSYWKARMRIFIQAQDYEMWSIVVNGPYIPSIYVDGVKVPKLEMDWDEHDMRKAQLNSKAMNVFYCALDRNEFNRISTCNSAKEIWDRLEVTHEGTNQVKESKINILVHKYELFKMDSNETITSMFTRFTDIVNGLKSLGKNYTNSELVRKILRCLPRSWEAKVTAIQEAKDLNKLPLEELLGSLMTHLDSGCSRHMTGDKDQFFTLEAKKGGVVTFGDNNQGHIIGIGKVQITPSTFIDNVRYVDGLKHNLLSISQLCDIGYDVMFKPSLCIITNPNDNSLVFKGIRRGNVYVVDLEDLAKHNQCLVVNETRDNDASWLWHRKLGHASMDTITKLVKRDSVIGLPKLKFEKNKICEACQFGKQSKNSFKSIKCVSTSRPLELLHMDLFGPTRTTSLGGNKYGLVIVDDYSRYTWVMFLAHKDQAFSVFKKFHKEVTNARDNSVIAIRSDHGTEFENQSFEEFCSKKGITHNFSAPRTPQQNGVVERKNRTLEEMARTMLCESNLPKYFWGEAINTSCHILNRVLLRPIIKKTPYELWKNRKPKVNYFHVFGCRCFVHNNGKDNLGKFDSKSDEGIFLGYSTTSKAYRVFNKRTLVIEESIHVVFDKELILDDPSQARLEAIRLLLAYACSKDFKLFQMDVKSAFLNGYINEEVYVEQPPGFENHQNPNHVYKLNKALYGLKQAPRAWYERLSKFLLEHEFSRGNVDTTLFLKKQNKEMLLVQIYVDDIIFGATNNRLCEEFADLMQSEFEMSMMGELNYFLGLQIKQSEGGIFINQAKYVKEMLKKFDMEGNKSISTPMSSSCKLDQDESGKSVDQKLYRGMIGSLLYLTASRPDIMFSVCMCARYQANPKESHLAAVKRIFKYLIGTKNIGLWYSKESSLNLIGYTDSDFAGCKLDRKSISGSCQFLGENLISWFSKKQNSVALSTAEAEYVAAGSCCAQILWIKQQLEDYGIKQDKIPINCDNTSAINLTKNPIQHSRTKHIEIRHHFIRDHVLNGDVSLQFVCTDNQLADIFTKPLSEE, from the exons cagtccacccaaagatcccctttcttcaatggatctgactactcatactggaaggctaggatgagaatattcatccaagcccaagactatgagatgtggtccattgtagtaaatgggccatacatcccatccatttacgtagatggtgttaaggtacctaaactagaaatggactgggatgaacatgacatgaggaaggcacaattaaactctaaagcaatgaatgtcttctattgtgccttagaccgtaatgaattcaataggatttcaacttgtaattcagcaaaagaaatttgggacagacttgaagtgacccatgagggcacgaatcaagtcaaggaatccaaaataaacatcttggttcataaatatgaactatttaaaatggattcaaatgaaacaatcacatccatgttcactaggtttactgatattgtcaatggtctaaaaagccttggcaagaactatactaacagtgagcttgtcaggaaaatccttcggtgtctaccgaggtcgtgggaagctaaagtgacagcaatccaagaagccaaggacttgaacaagctaccacttgaggagcttcttggatccctcatgacgcac ttggatagtggctgctcaaggcacatgacgggtgataaagatcaatttttcacccttgaagctaagaagggaggtgttgtgacttttggagacaacaaccaaggtcatatcattggtattggtaaagttcaaatcaccccttctacttttatagataatgttagatatgttgatggtcttaagcataacttgttaagtattagtcaattatgtgatataggatatgatgttatgtttaaaccatcactatgcattataacaaatcctaatgataatagtttagtttttaaaggaattagacgtggaaatgtatatgttgtagacctagaagatcttgcaaaacataaccaatgtctagttgtaaatgaaactagagataatgatgctagttggttatggcaccgtaagttaggtcatgcaagcatggacacaataactaaactagttaaaagagactccgtgataggtttgccaaaattaaaatttgaaaagaacaaaatatgtgaagcatgtcaatttggcaaacaatctaagaactcatttaaatccataaaatgtgtctctacttctagacctctagaattattacacatggatctattcggtccaactagaacaacaagcctaggtggaaataaatatggtctagtcattgtagatgattattctaggtacacatgggtcatgttcctagcacataaggatcaagcattttctgtctttaagaaattccataaagaagtaaccaatgctagagataactcagtaatagctattagaagtgaccatggtaccgaattcgaaaatcagtcatttgaggagttttgtagtaaaaaggggataacccataatttttcagcacctaggacaccacaacaaaatggagttgtggaaaggaaaaatagaacactagaagaaatggctagaactatgttatgtgaaagtaacctccctaagtacttttggggagaagccattaatacttcttgccatatattaaatagagttttgttaagacccattataaagaaaacaccttatgaactttggaaaaacagaaaaccaaaagttaattactttcatgtttttggatgtaggtgttttgttcataataatgggaaagataatctaggtaaatttgactctaaatcggatgaaggaatattcttaggttattctacaactagtaaagcctatagagtatttaataaaagaaccttagtcatagaagaatctatacatgtagtatttgat aaggaactcattctagatgatccatctca agctagacttgaggctattagactattattagcatatgcatgctctaaggatttcaaactatttcaaatggatgtaaaaagtgcatttttaaatgggtatattaatgaggaagtgtatgtagaacaacctcctggttttgaaaatcatcaaaaccctaatcatgtgtataaactgaacaaagcactttatggattaaaacaagcacctagagcatggtatgagagacttagtaaattcctattagaacatgaattctctagaggaaatgtagacacaacattatttctgaaaaagcaaaataaggagatgctattagtacagatttatgttgatgatatcattttcggtgctactaacaatcgcctctgcgaagagtttgctgatttgatgcagagtgagtttgagatgagcatgatgggagagctgaactacttcctcgggcttcaaatcaaacaatctgaaggaggcatcttcatcaatcaagcaaaatatgtcaaggagatgctcaagaagtttgatatggaaggaaacaaatcaatcagcacccccatgagctcatcatgcaaattagatcaagatgaatcaggtaaatctgtagatcaaaaactttatagaggtatgataggatctttactatatcttactgcaagtagacctgatattatgtttagtgtttgcatgtgtgctagatatcaggctaatcctaaagaatcacacctagctgcagttaagagaatttttaaatacttaataggaactaagaacataggactatggtactctaaagaatctagcctaaacttaatagggtacacagattcagacttcgctggatgtaagcttgatagaaaaagtatcagcgggtcgtgtcagtttctaggagaaaacctaatctcatggtttagcaagaaacaaaactcggttgcattatccactgcagaagctgaatatgtggcagccgggagttgttgtgctcaaatcttgtggattaaacaacaattagaagattatggcattaaacaagataaaattcccattaattgtgataatacaagtgccataaatctaactaaaaatccaattcaacattcaagaactaaacacattgagataagacatcacttcataagagatcatgtattgaatggtgatgtgtcactccaatttgtttgcactgataatcaattagcagatatttttacaaaacccctaagtgaagag